The DNA region GCACAGCAGCGGAGCGCAACCGGCGCGGCGCTTCGAGCGCTTTGTCGCGCTCAGCCGGAGCGAGCTTGCGAAGGAGGGGAGGGGTTCTTCCGGCGCCCGCAGCCGAGGGTCGAGGGAATCGATATCGAGGCGGCTCGACAGGCCAGGCGCGGCCGCCGCTGGGAACCCGATTTGCCGATGCTGTTGCAAACCTATCTGTCCATTGCCCAGCGCGCGGAAGCGCGGGGCGAGCCGCTCGGTCGCCCCGCGGGGCCTGGAGACAATTATGGCTTCTATCGCTCGATGAAACAGCGCATCGGCGCAAAAATGGACGAATGATCGCGGGCCGGGCGGCCTCGGTTGGCAAAATCGCCCTCAGAAGCCGTACAGCGCGATTTGGGGTCGCTGCCGTAAGTCGGGCTGGCCTACGCCCGTTTTGGCGCTGTAAGGGGCATTTGCAGGGGGCAAAATTTTTGCCTGGTTTTCAGGCCTGGGTCCGACTGATCGTCATAGCGTGCCAGCAAGGCGTCGATCTTGGCGAGGGCGGCATCATAGTCCTCGATCGCCTCGCTGGAAAAACTGGCTCGGTTCGTCGGCCAGGGCGGTGGGGGAACGGAGGTCGCCGCGCGTGACCGAGTAGAGCTTGACGCCCGAAACGGTTTCGATGGCCAGGTCGCCGGCTTCCGACAAGGCCTCCAGCATTTTTCCGGACCCCAAGGCGGGTGACGCCCAGCACTGCCTCGATCTGCGACGACCGCAGCGGACCGAAGCTGGCGAGGAGGCCATAGAGCTGGGGCACGCGCGAATTCGCCCGCTTCGCACGGTAGCGATCGGCCAGCGCCTGGCGCGTGTCGCGGGCTTTTCGCGACCAGGCTGTAGAGGTGCTCCAGGACATCGCGCAAACGCCTCGGCCTGAACAATGGCGGCGTGCGCCGGGTTGTCGTCGACGTCGGCCGCGCGCACCGTGTCGAGCGGATCAGACCGTTCAGCGGCCAGCGCCGCACCATGGGCGCCGGTGGCTTGGAGATGCGCACCAAAGGCGCATTCGATCGCCCAGCGCGGGGAAGGTGGGCGCGGCCGCTCGATCACGACTTGCCGGTTCGCGAGCGCGATCGTGTCGGTCGTCCGCTCGGCGGGAGCGAAGCGCGGGCTCTGGCCGATGGCGCGGTGGAGGGCGGCGAGAGCGGTGAAGGGGAGGGGGGCCGGCTCGAGCGCCGCGGACCAGGGCCGCGGCCTCGTCGATCGCGGCCTTTGCGGTTTCGGACGGCGGCAGCGCTGTCGGGATCGCGCAGCGCCAGACAGGCTTTTTCCAGCCCAGCGCCGCGTCGGCGAGCGGCGTCCAGCGGCTGCGGGTCATCTCCGCGAGCAGGTGTCACGCGACAAAGTTTCCAACATCGGGTGTAAACTATTGAATTAAAGTCATATTCTCGCGATAAAGTGACAGTCAAATATGACGCACAAAAGATTCTGCTTTCAACGGTGGTCAAAACAAACGACAGTCTGCGCGGCCGAAAGAGAGGGAAATTTCCCTATGATCGAACGCAAACCGCCAAGAATGGCAGCGTATTCGGAAGCTGCGCTAACGCGCGGCGCGGACCTCTATCAAACTTTCCGCAAATTGGTTCCGCTGGACGCGCCGCTGGCGGCCGACGTTGTTTCTGTCATTGCCCGGGAAACTGGCTTGGGCGAGCGGCGAATTCGGGAGTTGGCGCGGCGCTATCGCAGCAAGCCCATTGCCGAGAGCCTGGCCTCACGGCCGCGCGGTCCAAAGCCAGGAAGTAGACAAGCGCCGCCAGAGGTCCTCGTGGCGATCGATGGCCTCATTGAAGAAATCGTTCTGACGAAAGTGCCGCTCAGTGTTCGGGAAGCGGCGCAGCAGGTGCGTTATTTGCTGATCGCCGATAATGGCGACTACGGCTTCGATCCCGGGATCGTTCCAAGTTTTCGAACGATCGAGCGGATAATCGGGGAGATAAGCGAGCCGCAGAAGGCTCGTTTCATGGGTTCGAAACGGCGTACCGCCCACGAGGCGCACCCGGGGGAATACCACAGCGATGGTTTGCTCGATGTGGTCCAGATGGATCACACCCCCGCCGACGTCATACTTGTCGACAGCACACACCGTATGGCTCTGGGCCGACCGTGGGTGACCTTGCTCATCGACGTCTGGAGCCGATGCATTCTCGGCTTCTACGTGAGTTTTGGGGCACCTTCGATTTTTCGATGCGGACGGGCAATCGCCAATGCTCTGTTGCCGAAACAGCCGTTGCTCGAGAGTCTCGGTCTCGAAATCGAATATCCAATGCATGGTTTTTTCAGGAAGTTGCATGCCGATCACGCCGGATCTCATCGCGCGGAAGTTTTTAGAAGCGCTTGCAAGACTTATGGCATCGATCCGGACGTCCGCCCACGTGGTCCGGCGCATTATGGCACGCATATCGAGCGTCTGATCGGCACCATGACGCGTAGAATGCGGCTTCTTCCGGGGGCGACCGGAGGTAATGTTACGGCGCGAGACGGCCATGATGCGGAAGCGGACGCGGCGATGACGCTTGAGGAATTCGAGCGGTGGTTGGTCCGGGAGATTTGCCGCTATCATCATACACCTCACGAAGGACTGGGTCGCGTCGCACCTGCGCAAATGTGGTCCACGGGTGTCGAGAGCCACGGGCCGCTGGCGCCGCCAGGTGTCGATATCGAGCAGCTAACCCGCCGATTTCTGCCGTGGGTCGAGCGGACCGTTCAATCGGGCGGCGTGAAGATTGATCATATTCGCTATTGGCACGAAAGTTTGGCGCCGCGCCTGGGTCTCAAGGTCATGATCCATTACGACGACAGGACTATCCAGGAGGTCTATCCTGTCATCGATGGAGTTCTTGTCGCTGCTGCTGCGGTGGGCAATTATCCGAACGTGACCAGGCCTGAATGGGATGTTGCGGTCGCTGCACGGCGCCATTCCGGCGTGGTTTACCAGCATGCTGGGGGTCAGGCTGAAATTGCGCGGCTTGTGCATGCCAACAGGCAGGAAGTTCTCAACGCGAAATCCCGGACGCGGGGCTTGCGAGACGCGCGAAAAAGGCTGGAAAGGGAAGGTGTATCCCACGCCGCTCAGCCGGCAAATCAGGAGGTTTCCAATGTACCCAGTTGGGTATCGGTGGCCGACTTACACGATGAAGGGTGGCTCAAATGGAGGGATAGGTCAGCGCACAGTTCCGCTTTCTGGATCGACTTCGACGAAGCGCGTTTTGCCGTGGAAACGCTGGTTGATATCGCACATGACGAGCCTGATGAACGGCCGCCCTGCGTCATTCTCGTGGGTCAATCCGGTATGGGGAAGACATCGATCCTGCGCGAAGCCCAGCGGCGTATCGAATGCGACTTTCCAGAGCCTGAAGGGTGGCGGGATGCCCGGTATGCTCCCGTCCTCAGGACCGTGATCCCAGCTAGTCCGACGTCGCTCAAGATCAACCTGACCTTGTTGTGGAAGCAGGGTTGGCCGATCACCACCAGTATCCACCGGATTGCCGACCTGAAAGTCGTTGAATTGCTCGGCAGACAGCGGACGCGGTTAGTGGCGGTCGACAATGTTCACGCCATTCTCACCGCGGGCGGCAGGGCGAGGCGTGACACCCTCGATGCATTCCGGTTTCTGATGAGCGAAGGCAATGTGTCTATGGTTGTCGCCGGTCTCGAAATCGCCGCAGACATCTTTGCCGAGGACGTCGAGCTGGCCTATCGCTCGATCGTCCTGCGATTGCCGCTCTGGCCGCCTGGAGAGCCATCCCAGCGCCTGATCCTTGCGCTGGCGCGGGGATTGCGCATCATCGAGCCGGAACGCTTCGCTGAGCCCGAGATGGCCGAATTCATCTGGCGCACCAGCCATGGCGTGACAGGGAATTTCAAACGGCTTTTGCATTGGGGCCATAAGATTGCCTCTCGCGACGGTCGTCAGCGTGTTGAATTTGCAGATTTGCGCGCAGCAGCAGCGATGCTCCCGGCTTCAGCTTGATGGCCGCCAAGTGGTCGCCCAATCTTGAGCCTGAGACGCTGGCGTTCCCGATCAAGCCACGCAGAGATGAAGCGTTTGATTCGTGGTTGAGCCGCTTGACCGCCGCCCACCGGGTGAGCCGGGCACAATTGTTCCGCCATCTGGAGATCGCGCCGGGTCTTTCGCGCTTGGACCTGGCGCGAGGGAAGGGCGGTCTCGATCCGGCGCTGCATGCGGCCTGCGATGCGATGGTGGAACGGCTTGCATGGGCGGTCGAAATCGATCCCGAGCAGATCAATGCGACCTTTCTCGCGTGTGAGGCGGAGGCGCTCCTGCCCTCTGCGCACCGCCATTACGTCTGTGCGCTATGCTGTTACGAGGCGCATCTGGCTGGCGGGCCTATAATCGTGCGCCGCGAATGGATTTTTCGGGCGACCTGGCTATGCAGCCTGCACGGGTTGCCGCTCACCGACATGCGGAGCCTTCCATTGGAGGACACGGGGCGGCAATTGCAGGCGTTCTTGGCGCATGCCGTGATGCGATCTCGCAGAATTCAATGGAAAATCAAACCGACTTCTGCCGCGCTTGCGCGAAACAAGACAGTGATCGACTGCCTGATGCGCCCTAGCGATTGGGTGGGGCTTGCGCCGCCATACCAGCGTTATCAGGAGCAGTTCGTAGCCAATCAGTACCATTTTGCGCGCGAACGGATCGGCATGCTGGCGCTGGCGCACAGCCCACGTACGAAAGCCGCGCACCGCTTTGAGCGTATGATCGCAACCAGACTGGCCGAGAGGCCGCTGACTGAAGGTAGAATTGAAACGCCGGTTCGAGGTGCATTGCGTCTGCGGACCTGCAAGCTCCCCAAGCCCAGATCCAAATGGACCTGCGACATCTTTGCGCTGATCGCCACATACGGCACTGTGCGCCAACGCCAGGAGAAAGAAAGGGAGCTGGCGGCGGAATTCGCGCGCTACGAGGGTCTTCCTCTCCCGCCGACGGCAGCCTGGCCGTCTAGAAGCTTGCTTGATGCCGCCAATCTGGCAGTGCCAGGGTTGGCGTAATGGCGCAGACAAAGGTCGTGAACGGGCCTTGAGCGTAGGCCATGCGTGTTGCCTCCAGCTGGCGCAGGAGTTTGGCAGCACCGGCCTTGGTCGCGCCAAGCGCGCGGGCAAGTTGGGCGGGGGTGAGGGTGCCAAGGCCGAACAGCAGCATCCAGGCATGATAGAGGCGCGAGTTCGAACGCTGGCTCGGAAACTCGCGCGCAAAAACATCGGCGCCGCGCGGGAAACGGGCGATATCGCAGGCAGTAGCATAGAGTGCATCGTGCAGACTCTCGCGGGCTTGGGCGCGGCGCTGGCTGGGGTCGCGGTCGGCCCTGAACAGTCGGCGCTGGACAAGGCCGGGGAAGGGGAGGGGGGTCTCGCTCAGCCGAAAGGCATGCCCGCGCGCGCTCGCCGCCAGGTTGATTGCCCAGCACGGGGTTCGGGCGGTTGCCGTCAGGGCATCGGGCTCGTTCCCGCGCGAATAGCGGAAGCGCTCGACGAGGGAAAGCAGCCGCTCGAGTGGATCGCCGGGCAGCTTGGCGTGACCCAGCGCGTCGAGTACGGCACTGAGTTCGGGAAGGCTGGCAGCGACGATGGTTTCGGTCTCTCGGGCTTCGCTGGCCATCGGCAGGATTGCGATCTTGCGCACTGTCCGGATGGCCTCGGCGATCACCTTTTCGGGGGTTGGCAGGGCGTGCTCGAAGAGGGCGAGGAAGGCGTTACGCTCGCCCATGCATTCGGCGCCGATCAGCGAGGCCCCGAGGGTAATCGCCCGGTCCTGGCGGTATTGCTCCCAGGCACGGCTGAGCCAGTGGAGGGCGAGTGCGGCGCGCATTTCTGCGGAATAGCAGGTGTCGGAGGCCAGCAGGCATTTGGCCAGAGCATCGATCTGGCCGATACGGAAGGCGATAGGGCCGGCGTCGATCGTGCTGCTCAATTCAAGGCTTTCGCTCTGGAGGCTGCGAACTGGCTAACGGGACAGGGAATCGTCGTCAACACAGAGTTTACTAAACCTACGCTTTGGTATCCTATCCATAGCATCGTAAATCGGCGGTATTTCCATAATCTAATATTATGGTAAAATCAGCATTGCCCAGAGTGCCGATTTTGGCCCATAAAGTGCCCATGAAATCCACCCAAAACGATCCTTCCGCATGACAACCGATCGTCCGTTCCCGTCATCGGTGGAACTGGTGCTCGGCGGCCACGGGATGCTGATCGATACCCGCGCCGCCAGTCCGCTGGCGCTTGAGGCCGCAGTCGCGGCGATGGCGCCGGCGACCAAGGCGGCCATCACGGCCGATCTCAAATGCTTTCTAGGGTGGTGCAAGGCGCGACGGCCTGTCGCCACGGCTGTTCCCGCCGAACCGGAAACGCTGGTCCACTACTTGCACTGGTTGTCTAAAGGATCGGACACGCGCGCGGGTGCCAAGCCCGCCACCCTTGCCCGCCGGATCGCCTCGATCGCGCGCATTCACCGCATCCTGGGTTTTGGCGACACAGAGCCGCTGCCCACCCAGGCTGGAATGGTGCGCGATACGCTGAAAGCCATCCGCCGCAAAAAGCGTGAACGGCAAAAGCAGGCTGCGCCGCTACGGCTCGGCGAGGCGATGCAGGAGGGTCAGGCACCGCCCGAGGGGGTAACCGTCAACGCACTGCTGGCCTCGTGCGGCAGCGACATCATCGGTCTGCGTGACGCAGCGCTGATCAGTCTCGCCTATGACGCGGGCTTAAGAGTCTCCGAACTGGTCGGCACCACGGTTTCCGATCTGCGCCAAGTCGGCGATGGCAGCGGACGGCTCGACATCGCGCATTCCAAGACTGACCAGTTGGGGGAGGGGGCTCTGGCCTGGCTGTCGGGCGACACCATGGCGCGCCTATCGACCTGGTTGCTCGCAAGCGGCATCGGCGAGGGTCCGGTGTTTCGGCGCATCAATGTTCTGAGCGGTCCGCCAGACGCCTCCGGGCAGCGAATTGTGCGGCACTACATCGGGGCCAGGCCGCTCACGCGTCAGGGGGTGGTTGCGATCCTGCGTCGCCGGGTGCTGGAGGCGGTCGATTGCGGTCTCGTCGAAGTCGAGCCCGGGATGGAAGGTGACACCGTGCGTGGGCTGAGCGCGCACTCGTTCCGGGTCGGGTTAACACAGGACCTGTTCGCAGCGGGCGAGGACGGCGCAGGGATCGCGCTGGCGCTGCGCTGGTCCTCGCC from Novosphingobium sp. CECT 9465 includes:
- a CDS encoding TniB family NTP-binding protein; its protein translation is MTRRMRLLPGATGGNVTARDGHDAEADAAMTLEEFERWLVREICRYHHTPHEGLGRVAPAQMWSTGVESHGPLAPPGVDIEQLTRRFLPWVERTVQSGGVKIDHIRYWHESLAPRLGLKVMIHYDDRTIQEVYPVIDGVLVAAAAVGNYPNVTRPEWDVAVAARRHSGVVYQHAGGQAEIARLVHANRQEVLNAKSRTRGLRDARKRLEREGVSHAAQPANQEVSNVPSWVSVADLHDEGWLKWRDRSAHSSAFWIDFDEARFAVETLVDIAHDEPDERPPCVILVGQSGMGKTSILREAQRRIECDFPEPEGWRDARYAPVLRTVIPASPTSLKINLTLLWKQGWPITTSIHRIADLKVVELLGRQRTRLVAVDNVHAILTAGGRARRDTLDAFRFLMSEGNVSMVVAGLEIAADIFAEDVELAYRSIVLRLPLWPPGEPSQRLILALARGLRIIEPERFAEPEMAEFIWRTSHGVTGNFKRLLHWGHKIASRDGRQRVEFADLRAAAAMLPASA
- a CDS encoding TniQ family protein; the protein is MAAKWSPNLEPETLAFPIKPRRDEAFDSWLSRLTAAHRVSRAQLFRHLEIAPGLSRLDLARGKGGLDPALHAACDAMVERLAWAVEIDPEQINATFLACEAEALLPSAHRHYVCALCCYEAHLAGGPIIVRREWIFRATWLCSLHGLPLTDMRSLPLEDTGRQLQAFLAHAVMRSRRIQWKIKPTSAALARNKTVIDCLMRPSDWVGLAPPYQRYQEQFVANQYHFARERIGMLALAHSPRTKAAHRFERMIATRLAERPLTEGRIETPVRGALRLRTCKLPKPRSKWTCDIFALIATYGTVRQRQEKERELAAEFARYEGLPLPPTAAWPSRSLLDAANLAVPGLA
- a CDS encoding tyrosine-type recombinase/integrase; the encoded protein is MTTDRPFPSSVELVLGGHGMLIDTRAASPLALEAAVAAMAPATKAAITADLKCFLGWCKARRPVATAVPAEPETLVHYLHWLSKGSDTRAGAKPATLARRIASIARIHRILGFGDTEPLPTQAGMVRDTLKAIRRKKRERQKQAAPLRLGEAMQEGQAPPEGVTVNALLASCGSDIIGLRDAALISLAYDAGLRVSELVGTTVSDLRQVGDGSGRLDIAHSKTDQLGEGALAWLSGDTMARLSTWLLASGIGEGPVFRRINVLSGPPDASGQRIVRHYIGARPLTRQGVVAILRRRVLEAVDCGLVEVEPGMEGDTVRGLSAHSFRVGLTQDLFAAGEDGAGIALALRWSSPTTALRYARELAVGNNAAARVLGKLRGSG